One stretch of Lachnospiraceae bacterium oral taxon 096 DNA includes these proteins:
- a CDS encoding ABC transporter permease: MSLNYFIAEWKKAKKAEILFSGVCLLFFASLFGLFTYFANRQVLIDGQQAQVLWGQLVFFYSLLFFPPMVAIIVSLIFMPEFERKTLEMLLANNISRSKLLLGKIAMATFFVCLFQFFILLIYIVAAKISSLDSQLLLSLHIKWTLFSIVGALPVISLQCYFCIRTKNFSKCVATSILGAFGTMILLFVNEDFLVIYPYAQPSLALRARALVDYSSLQWGILLIICIVESGLFFILSLRQLK; the protein is encoded by the coding sequence ATGTCTCTAAACTATTTTATTGCAGAATGGAAAAAGGCAAAAAAAGCAGAAATTCTATTTAGCGGAGTCTGTCTACTATTTTTTGCCTCACTATTTGGTTTATTCACTTATTTTGCCAATCGCCAAGTTCTAATTGATGGACAACAAGCACAAGTACTCTGGGGACAACTTGTCTTTTTTTACAGCTTGCTATTTTTTCCTCCCATGGTCGCTATTATTGTTTCACTTATTTTTATGCCAGAATTTGAACGAAAAACTTTGGAAATGCTATTGGCAAACAATATCTCCAGATCAAAACTTCTACTTGGCAAAATTGCTATGGCCACATTTTTTGTTTGCTTGTTCCAATTTTTTATTCTTCTCATTTACATTGTAGCTGCAAAAATTTCTTCACTAGATAGTCAACTTTTGCTCTCTTTGCACATCAAATGGACGCTCTTTTCTATTGTTGGTGCACTTCCTGTGATTTCACTTCAGTGCTACTTTTGTATTCGCACAAAAAACTTTAGTAAGTGTGTGGCCACCTCTATTTTAGGTGCATTTGGAACAATGATTCTTCTATTTGTCAATGAAGATTTCCTTGTCATCTATCCCTACGCTCAACCATCCCTCGCTCTTCGCGCAAGAGCACTTGTTGACTACTCTTCCTTACAGTGGGGTATTCTGTTGATCATCTGCATTGTAGAGAGTGGACTATTTTTTATTCTTAGCCTGCGACAACTAAAATAA
- a CDS encoding N-acetylmuramoyl-L-alanine amidase, translating into MNKTKRVSAVAASLLMALSMTSVANATVISSNAKGGPGVNLQQKAGASASGAVGPGVSGPGANLGKSNGANNTNNSTNTNNTSDAVSMHEYTLSQNSKYRPYLWKDAAGNAPEYKAYVFEPKNFNGHTVFLDAGHGLGNSAIETVKSEKSYPMSDAQVLAGMKTTSVGSKGFGIGVQSRDTPDAYSHSETEPQFTVRLAVKAKDKLVAKGYRVVMGRIEENQNLSNGTRGAIASETSDIMISLHSNSSASGKVSGTVSFYPGDYDYMSGATLSGYTKTLGLTQTQPASKRLAEIMGSSISSSVGIPNIGANSARLRIFGYSSIPTTLVEVGFADNVGDAKKLIENKDELAQGIVNGVDQYFNN; encoded by the coding sequence GTGAACAAAACAAAGAGAGTGAGTGCCGTAGCAGCAAGTTTATTGATGGCCTTGTCTATGACAAGTGTGGCAAATGCAACAGTAATTTCGTCCAATGCAAAGGGAGGACCTGGCGTTAATTTACAGCAAAAGGCAGGTGCCAGTGCAAGCGGAGCAGTAGGTCCAGGGGTGAGTGGCCCAGGAGCAAATCTTGGAAAGTCCAATGGGGCAAATAATACAAATAATAGCACGAACACCAATAATACAAGTGATGCGGTGTCAATGCATGAGTATACATTGAGTCAGAACTCAAAATATAGACCATATCTTTGGAAGGATGCCGCAGGCAATGCACCAGAGTACAAGGCCTATGTCTTTGAGCCAAAGAATTTTAATGGGCATACCGTCTTTTTGGATGCAGGACATGGACTTGGAAATTCAGCAATTGAAACTGTGAAATCAGAAAAGAGCTATCCAATGAGTGATGCACAGGTGCTTGCAGGAATGAAGACAACCAGTGTGGGCAGTAAGGGATTTGGAATTGGTGTGCAATCAAGAGATACGCCCGATGCTTATTCTCATTCAGAGACTGAGCCACAATTTACTGTCCGCCTTGCAGTGAAGGCAAAAGACAAGTTAGTGGCCAAGGGATATCGTGTGGTAATGGGAAGAATTGAGGAAAATCAAAATCTTTCCAATGGTACCAGAGGTGCTATTGCCAGTGAGACATCGGACATTATGATTTCTTTGCACAGCAATTCTAGTGCATCGGGAAAAGTTAGTGGCACAGTCAGCTTTTACCCAGGTGATTATGACTATATGTCAGGGGCGACATTGAGTGGTTATACAAAAACATTGGGATTGACACAGACACAGCCGGCATCTAAGCGATTGGCAGAGATTATGGGTAGCAGTATTTCATCAAGTGTAGGAATTCCTAATATTGGTGCAAATTCGGCAAGACTTCGTATCTTTGGGTATTCATCTATTCCGACAACTCTAGTTGAGGTTGGATTTGCGGACAATGTAGGGGATGCCAAGAAATTGATTGAGAATAAGGATGAACTTGCACAGGGAATTGTCAATGGTGTAGATCAGTATTTCAATAATTAG
- a CDS encoding proline--tRNA ligase, with amino-acid sequence MKVSNLVGLRFKERPADCVVESHALMVRGGYIKYVGSGIYSELPTMRRITKKIERIINSELDSIGSQEVLFPFVLPADLWEESGRYESVGNELLRIQDRNKAKLVLGMTHEEAAVQLVREYGQSYTRYPFTVHQMQRKFRDEARPRAGMIRVREFTMSDAYSFHTNQKDLEKTYDDFFKAYTRIFQKAGVPEVVTVASDSGMMGGSLSHEYMLLADAGEDSIVICPECGYRANMEAAENKVENVSKNEIKELELIETPDCKTIEAVNQFLTSSIENSCKAVVYQRADDDSYVVAFVRGDYEVNETKLTNLLGTEIRPAEITEDAPLVAGYIGPKGISSDVTVYIDLSLKGIDGFVCGANKEGFHYRNFNIARDLGDVEFVDIAKVKEGSICPCCGKKSIIIKRGIEVGNIFQLGDKYTVSMNMQYLDENGEQQYPIMGCYGIGVGRLAASICEARHDEFGPIWPITVAPWEVEVCCLRVDDEQTKEEADKLYHQLQKEGVEVLYDDRDVRPGSMFSDADLLAAPIRVIVSPRGLKDGVIEVVTRDKSVEENVAVDNAMDYIKNLRKKLYDDIYAKVE; translated from the coding sequence ATGAAAGTATCAAATTTAGTGGGATTGCGATTTAAGGAAAGACCAGCAGATTGTGTGGTAGAAAGCCATGCATTGATGGTGCGTGGAGGCTATATTAAGTATGTGGGTAGTGGTATTTATTCTGAACTTCCAACAATGAGAAGAATTACAAAAAAAATTGAAAGAATTATCAATAGTGAGTTGGATTCGATTGGCTCACAGGAAGTTCTCTTTCCATTTGTTCTTCCAGCAGATTTGTGGGAGGAGTCAGGTAGATATGAGAGCGTGGGCAATGAGCTATTGCGCATACAAGATCGCAACAAGGCAAAGCTTGTACTTGGTATGACTCATGAGGAGGCGGCAGTACAGCTTGTGCGTGAGTATGGACAGTCCTATACGAGATATCCTTTTACTGTACACCAGATGCAGAGAAAGTTTCGAGATGAGGCAAGACCTAGGGCGGGAATGATTCGTGTGCGCGAATTTACCATGAGTGATGCCTATTCCTTCCATACAAATCAAAAGGATTTGGAAAAGACCTATGATGACTTTTTCAAGGCTTATACTCGCATCTTCCAAAAGGCCGGTGTGCCAGAGGTTGTGACCGTAGCTTCTGATTCTGGAATGATGGGTGGAAGCTTATCTCATGAGTATATGCTTCTTGCTGATGCTGGAGAAGATTCCATTGTTATTTGTCCAGAGTGCGGATACCGTGCCAATATGGAGGCGGCAGAAAACAAGGTAGAAAATGTAAGCAAGAATGAAATAAAGGAGTTAGAGCTTATTGAAACGCCAGATTGTAAGACCATTGAGGCTGTCAATCAATTTTTAACGAGCAGTATTGAGAATTCTTGTAAGGCTGTGGTTTACCAAAGAGCTGATGATGATTCTTATGTGGTTGCCTTTGTCCGTGGAGATTACGAGGTCAATGAGACAAAGCTTACCAATTTACTTGGCACAGAAATTCGTCCAGCAGAGATTACAGAGGACGCACCACTTGTTGCAGGATATATTGGACCTAAGGGAATTTCAAGTGATGTGACAGTCTACATCGATCTCTCTCTAAAGGGAATTGATGGCTTTGTCTGTGGTGCGAATAAGGAAGGATTTCATTATAGAAACTTCAATATTGCAAGAGACCTTGGAGATGTTGAATTTGTCGACATTGCGAAGGTAAAGGAAGGTAGTATCTGTCCTTGCTGTGGCAAGAAGAGCATTATTATTAAAAGAGGTATTGAAGTCGGCAACATCTTCCAGCTTGGGGATAAGTACACCGTATCGATGAATATGCAATATTTGGATGAGAATGGCGAGCAACAGTATCCAATTATGGGTTGCTATGGCATCGGTGTTGGTCGATTGGCTGCATCAATTTGTGAGGCAAGACATGATGAATTTGGTCCAATTTGGCCAATTACCGTGGCACCTTGGGAGGTTGAAGTTTGCTGTTTGCGTGTGGATGATGAGCAGACAAAGGAAGAGGCAGATAAACTTTATCATCAGTTACAAAAAGAGGGTGTGGAAGTACTCTATGATGACCGTGATGTTCGTCCAGGTTCAATGTTCTCTGATGCAGATTTACTTGCGGCACCAATTCGTGTGATTGTCAGCCCAAGAGGACTAAAGGACGGAGTGATTGAGGTAGTGACTAGAGATAAGAGCGTGGAGGAAAATGTGGCCGTTGATAATGCAATGGATTATATTAAGAATTTACGCAAGAAGTTATATGATGACATCTATGCAAAGGTAGAATAA
- a CDS encoding glycine--tRNA ligase encodes MEYTMEKIIALAKSRGFVYPGSEIYGGLANTWDYGNLGVELKNNVKRAWWQKFIQESPYNVGVDCAILMNPQTWVASGHLGSFSDPLMDCKECHERFRADKVIEEYMAANDIELEGSVDAWSKEEMKKYIEEKEISCPSCGKHSWTDIREFNLMFKTFQGVTEDAKNIVYLRPETAQGIFVNFKNVQRTSRKKIPFGIGQIGKSFRNEITPGNFTFRTREFEQMELEFFCKPDTDLEWFEYWRSKCKNWLETLGIKENTIRLRDHDKEELSFYSKATTDIEFKFPFGWGELWGIADRTDYDLGRHQEVSGQDLTYFDDETNERYIPYVIEPSLGADRVTLAFLCAAYDEETLEGGDVRTVLHFHPAIAPVKIGILPLSKKLNEGAEKVYAQLSKYYNCEFDDRGNIGKRYRRQDEIGTPFCITYDFDSETDHAVTVRDRDTMEQVRISISELKAYFEDKFTF; translated from the coding sequence ATGGAATATACAATGGAAAAAATTATTGCATTGGCAAAATCAAGGGGATTTGTCTATCCAGGTTCAGAAATTTATGGCGGTCTTGCCAACACTTGGGACTATGGAAATCTGGGTGTCGAGTTAAAGAACAATGTAAAGAGAGCTTGGTGGCAGAAATTTATTCAGGAATCCCCATATAATGTAGGTGTGGACTGTGCCATCTTAATGAATCCACAAACTTGGGTGGCTTCTGGCCATCTTGGAAGCTTTTCCGATCCTTTGATGGATTGTAAGGAATGTCATGAAAGATTTCGTGCCGATAAGGTGATTGAAGAATATATGGCAGCCAATGATATTGAACTCGAAGGCAGTGTCGATGCTTGGTCAAAAGAAGAAATGAAAAAGTATATCGAGGAGAAGGAAATTTCCTGCCCATCTTGTGGAAAACACAGCTGGACAGATATTCGAGAGTTTAACTTGATGTTTAAGACCTTCCAAGGGGTCACAGAGGATGCAAAGAACATTGTCTATCTTCGTCCAGAGACTGCACAGGGTATCTTTGTCAACTTTAAAAATGTACAGAGAACATCAAGAAAGAAAATCCCGTTTGGTATTGGTCAGATTGGTAAATCATTTAGAAATGAGATTACACCAGGTAACTTTACTTTTAGAACGAGAGAGTTTGAGCAGATGGAGCTTGAATTCTTCTGTAAGCCAGACACAGATCTTGAATGGTTTGAATACTGGAGAAGTAAGTGCAAGAATTGGTTAGAGACACTGGGCATTAAGGAAAATACGATTCGCCTTCGTGATCATGACAAGGAGGAGCTTAGCTTTTACAGTAAGGCGACAACGGATATCGAGTTTAAATTCCCATTTGGTTGGGGTGAACTCTGGGGAATTGCCGATCGAACAGATTATGATCTTGGAAGACATCAAGAGGTTTCAGGTCAAGATCTCACTTATTTTGACGATGAGACCAACGAGCGATACATTCCATATGTCATTGAGCCATCCCTTGGTGCAGATCGTGTGACCTTGGCCTTTTTGTGTGCAGCATATGACGAGGAGACTTTAGAGGGCGGAGATGTCAGAACGGTACTTCATTTCCACCCAGCGATTGCTCCAGTAAAGATTGGAATTTTGCCACTTTCAAAGAAGTTAAATGAGGGTGCAGAAAAAGTTTATGCACAGTTGTCAAAGTATTACAACTGTGAATTTGATGATCGAGGAAATATTGGAAAGAGATATCGCCGTCAGGATGAAATTGGAACACCATTTTGCATTACCTATGATTTTGATTCGGAGACAGATCATGCAGTTACCGTTCGTGACCGTGACACTATGGAACAAGTAAGAATTTCAATTTCAGAATTAAAAGCTTATTTTGAGGATAAGTTTACTTTCTAA
- the recO gene encoding DNA repair protein RecO → MQDIVEVTGMIIQNIPVKDYDRRITILTRENGKIGAFVRGARRQNNRFLGIRQFCYGHFELYQGRDSYTLKNAQILNYFEEIVTDIENTCYGMYFFELANYYAREALIDPEMDKLLYVALVALTKPAIPKELVRRVFELRIMAIHGEYDPKPVGNVSDACRYAWNFILTTPIEKLYRFTLKSEVFEELAGAVDQSMHRFIDRKMNSLEILRGIRP, encoded by the coding sequence ATGCAAGATATTGTTGAAGTGACGGGGATGATCATTCAAAACATACCTGTCAAAGATTATGATCGGCGCATCACCATTTTGACAAGAGAAAATGGAAAAATTGGTGCATTTGTCCGTGGAGCTAGACGGCAAAATAATCGCTTTTTGGGGATTCGTCAATTTTGTTATGGACATTTTGAATTGTATCAGGGAAGAGATAGCTATACACTAAAAAATGCCCAAATCTTGAATTATTTTGAGGAGATTGTCACAGACATTGAAAATACTTGCTATGGGATGTATTTTTTTGAGTTGGCCAATTACTACGCAAGAGAGGCACTGATTGATCCAGAAATGGATAAACTTTTATATGTTGCCTTGGTTGCATTGACAAAGCCAGCCATCCCTAAGGAGTTGGTTCGCAGAGTCTTTGAACTTCGCATTATGGCCATTCATGGGGAATATGATCCAAAGCCAGTGGGAAATGTAAGTGATGCTTGTCGCTATGCATGGAATTTTATTTTGACAACACCAATTGAAAAATTGTACCGCTTTACACTAAAATCAGAGGTTTTTGAAGAACTAGCTGGGGCGGTGGATCAATCTATGCATCGTTTTATTGATCGAAAAATGAATTCTCTTGAGATTCTTCGAGGCATTCGTCCTTGA
- the era gene encoding GTPase Era, with product MTKSGFVALIGRPNVGKSTLMNHIIGQKIAITSNKPQTTRNKIQTVYTDERGQIIFLDTPGIHKAKNKLGEYMVNVAERTLKDVDVILWLVEASDYIGAGEQHILEVLSEIKKPVILAINKMDALKNQDEVLLIMEKFSKLRDFTEIVPVSALKGVNTGELLKVLYQYLPEGPLYYDEDTVTDQPMRQIAAELIREKALRLLKDEIPHGIAVEIDKMSTRKGGLTDIEATIVCERDSHKGIVIGKGGAMLKRIGTAARKDIEDMMEGQVNLKLWVKVRKEWRDSDIQMKNFGYNPKDI from the coding sequence ATGACAAAATCAGGATTTGTGGCACTCATTGGTCGACCAAATGTGGGGAAGTCAACCTTGATGAACCACATCATTGGTCAAAAAATTGCCATCACATCAAATAAGCCACAGACAACGAGAAATAAGATTCAAACTGTCTATACTGATGAGCGAGGGCAGATTATTTTCCTCGATACACCAGGAATTCACAAGGCAAAAAATAAACTTGGTGAATATATGGTCAATGTGGCTGAGCGCACGCTAAAGGATGTCGATGTTATTTTGTGGCTTGTGGAAGCATCGGATTATATTGGTGCTGGGGAACAGCATATCTTGGAGGTGCTATCTGAAATAAAAAAGCCTGTCATTTTGGCTATTAATAAGATGGATGCCCTTAAAAATCAAGACGAAGTGCTCTTGATTATGGAAAAGTTTTCTAAGTTAAGAGACTTTACAGAGATTGTCCCTGTGTCCGCTCTAAAGGGGGTAAATACGGGTGAATTACTCAAAGTCCTCTATCAATATCTTCCAGAAGGTCCACTCTACTATGATGAGGATACAGTGACAGATCAGCCAATGCGACAAATTGCAGCAGAGTTGATTCGAGAGAAGGCCCTTCGCCTGCTCAAAGATGAGATTCCTCATGGCATTGCAGTCGAGATTGACAAGATGAGCACGAGAAAGGGAGGCCTCACGGATATTGAGGCAACCATCGTTTGTGAGAGAGACTCACACAAAGGCATTGTCATTGGAAAAGGCGGTGCGATGTTAAAACGCATTGGCACTGCAGCAAGAAAAGACATTGAAGATATGATGGAAGGACAGGTCAATTTAAAGCTCTGGGTGAAAGTTCGCAAGGAGTGGAGAGACTCAGACATTCAGATGAAAAATTTCGGATATAATCCAAAGGATATCTAA
- a CDS encoding insulinase family protein has translation MQRQIEKLKQLEAYHFIEQSKIEELSTTAVIMEHKKTKARILLILADDKNKVFTIGFRTPPTDSTGVAHIVEHTVLCGSKKFPSKDPFVELVKGSLNTFLNAMTYPDKTLYPVASCNDKDFQNLCDVYLDAVFHPNIYREEKIFRQEGWHFEMESPESDLIYNGVVYNEMKGVYSSADGILERSVSKTLFEGHTYGEESGGDPECIPDLTYEDYLDFHRRYYHPSNSFIYFYGDMDMAEKLEWLDREYLSEFDYLFIDSAVPTPKPWTSPREVHFDYPISEAENEQKSTYLSVHTVVGGELDPVKMVAMQTLSYVLLDMPGAPLREALIEAGIGEDILGGYEYGIKEPYFSVIAKNAREEEKDEFLYIVKDALRKLAGEGLDKEVLRAAINMAEFKAREADFGSYPKGLLYGLETFNSWLYDADPCMHLRFQEIFDQLKKEVDTDYFEKLIKDLLLENPYEAVIILHPVKNLDAQNEKKLADKLAAIKAGLSKEEIERIVRETKELKIYQAEPSSKEDMEKIPMLRREEIGREAEKLIWEKKKMGEISAIHSDIFTTGIAYIRMVFGADFVEKEELPYLGFLKEVLGYIDTKEYSYANLSTNINLNSGGLGFNVDSYPIMEDVKRAKYTFGINVKVLYDKIGWAFSMAKEIALHSKLGDKKRLKDIALEVKARTKSRLLSAGHITALTRAGADISKDSYFADATRGITYYRFLEDLTANFDEKADQLVKVLVSLTERLFTRDNLLLDVICDGEGYQKVEENVNLFVDALETTAKRSEGFVFVPSIKREAFTSASMVNYVARYGNFKNHGFQYTGVLKILKVLLSYDYLWNHIRVQGGAYGCMAVFGRTGNAGFTSYRDPKLMETDAVYDGIVDYVKNYTANEREMTKAVIGAISELDTPLTPLSAGLLALSAYYTGVSDEDLQRERNEILNCKVEDIRTLAPLLEAVLSDGAKTAVGNAGLILANKEAFTEVEALFND, from the coding sequence ATGCAAAGACAGATAGAAAAATTAAAACAATTAGAGGCGTATCACTTCATCGAGCAGAGCAAGATTGAGGAGCTCTCCACGACAGCCGTCATTATGGAACATAAAAAGACGAAGGCGAGAATTCTTTTGATTCTTGCAGATGATAAAAATAAGGTTTTTACCATTGGTTTTCGAACACCACCGACAGATTCTACAGGCGTGGCTCATATTGTGGAGCACACTGTGCTCTGTGGGTCAAAGAAATTTCCGAGTAAAGATCCATTTGTAGAACTGGTAAAGGGATCATTAAATACATTTCTCAATGCAATGACCTATCCAGATAAGACACTCTATCCAGTGGCCAGTTGTAATGACAAAGATTTTCAAAATTTGTGTGATGTATATTTGGATGCTGTATTTCATCCAAATATCTACAGAGAAGAAAAGATTTTTCGCCAAGAGGGCTGGCACTTTGAGATGGAAAGTCCAGAATCTGATTTAATTTATAATGGTGTGGTGTACAATGAAATGAAAGGAGTATATTCCTCAGCAGATGGAATTTTAGAAAGATCGGTTTCAAAAACTCTATTTGAGGGGCATACTTATGGAGAGGAATCAGGAGGAGATCCCGAGTGTATTCCTGACTTGACCTATGAGGATTACTTAGATTTTCATCGAAGATATTATCATCCATCGAATTCTTTTATCTACTTTTATGGGGATATGGATATGGCAGAAAAATTGGAGTGGTTAGATCGGGAATATTTATCAGAATTTGACTATCTTTTTATTGATTCTGCTGTTCCTACACCAAAGCCTTGGACAAGTCCAAGGGAAGTTCACTTTGACTATCCAATTTCTGAGGCAGAAAATGAGCAAAAGTCAACTTATCTTTCTGTGCACACCGTGGTGGGTGGGGAGCTTGATCCAGTAAAAATGGTTGCAATGCAGACTCTTTCCTATGTGCTTTTAGATATGCCTGGGGCACCACTTCGAGAAGCTTTGATTGAGGCAGGGATTGGTGAAGATATTTTGGGTGGATATGAATATGGAATTAAGGAACCTTATTTTTCTGTGATTGCCAAAAATGCGAGGGAAGAAGAGAAGGATGAGTTTTTGTATATTGTCAAGGATGCCTTGAGAAAGCTTGCAGGCGAGGGTCTTGACAAGGAGGTCTTAAGGGCGGCCATTAATATGGCAGAATTTAAGGCAAGAGAGGCTGATTTTGGTTCCTATCCAAAGGGACTTTTGTATGGGCTGGAGACATTTAATAGCTGGCTCTATGATGCAGATCCATGTATGCACTTGCGTTTTCAGGAAATTTTTGACCAGTTGAAAAAAGAAGTGGACACTGATTATTTTGAGAAGTTAATCAAGGATTTACTGCTTGAGAATCCATATGAGGCAGTGATTATCCTTCATCCAGTAAAAAATCTCGATGCACAAAATGAAAAGAAACTTGCAGATAAATTGGCGGCCATAAAGGCTGGTCTTTCAAAAGAGGAAATTGAAAGGATTGTTCGAGAGACAAAGGAATTAAAGATCTATCAGGCGGAGCCATCGAGCAAAGAAGATATGGAAAAAATTCCAATGTTACGAAGAGAGGAGATTGGAAGGGAAGCAGAAAAGCTGATCTGGGAGAAAAAGAAAATGGGAGAGATTTCGGCAATTCACAGCGATATCTTTACCACGGGCATTGCCTATATTCGTATGGTCTTTGGTGCAGACTTTGTGGAAAAGGAGGAACTGCCGTATCTTGGATTTTTAAAGGAAGTTCTTGGATATATTGATACTAAGGAATATAGCTATGCTAACCTTTCAACAAATATTAATCTCAATAGTGGTGGTCTTGGATTTAATGTGGACAGCTATCCGATCATGGAGGATGTAAAGAGGGCAAAATATACCTTTGGCATCAATGTCAAAGTGCTCTATGACAAGATTGGTTGGGCATTTTCAATGGCCAAGGAAATTGCATTGCATTCAAAATTAGGAGATAAAAAGCGCCTAAAGGACATTGCATTGGAAGTAAAGGCAAGGACAAAGTCAAGATTACTTTCTGCTGGTCATATTACTGCATTGACGAGGGCGGGAGCAGATATTTCAAAGGACAGTTACTTTGCTGATGCGACGAGGGGAATTACTTACTATCGTTTCCTTGAAGATTTGACAGCAAACTTTGATGAGAAGGCAGACCAACTTGTCAAAGTATTGGTGAGTCTGACAGAGCGTCTCTTTACTCGTGACAACTTACTTTTAGATGTGATTTGTGATGGAGAGGGCTATCAAAAAGTTGAAGAAAATGTCAATCTATTTGTCGATGCCTTAGAAACGACAGCGAAACGCAGCGAAGGCTTTGTATTTGTTCCTTCAATCAAGAGAGAAGCCTTTACCAGTGCATCAATGGTCAATTATGTAGCTAGATATGGTAATTTTAAAAATCATGGATTTCAGTACACAGGTGTATTAAAGATTTTAAAGGTACTTCTTAGCTATGACTATTTGTGGAATCATATTCGTGTGCAGGGCGGTGCTTATGGTTGTATGGCCGTGTTTGGAAGAACAGGAAATGCAGGTTTTACATCTTATCGTGATCCAAAACTAATGGAGACGGATGCGGTCTATGATGGTATTGTTGATTATGTAAAAAATTATACGGCGAATGAGAGAGAAATGACAAAGGCAGTAATCGGTGCGATTAGTGAATTGGATACGCCATTGACACCATTGAGTGCAGGGCTTTTAGCACTGTCGGCATATTACACAGGGGTTAGTGATGAAGACTTGCAAAGAGAAAGAAATGAAATTTTAAATTGTAAGGTGGAAGATATCCGTACACTGGCTCCACTTTTAGAGGCAGTTTTATCTGATGGGGCAAAGACTGCTGTGGGCAATGCGGGATTAATTTTGGCGAATAAGGAGGCTTTTACAGAAGTAGAGGCACTGTTTAACGATTAG
- a CDS encoding YdcF family protein encodes MVIGSWIVSAISFVYFIFLCIYTGIGVSQDYLWFLAAVFFALTGFGLRYAQQHPTRWALRFQVTTSVILIVWAIVILVIQFLVVVEASKKVEPGLDYVIVLGGRIKENGTPSKALRERLDMVVDYARDNQDTYFVLSGGRGEDEPCTEAEGMAEYLIEEGVRKDRLLVELQSRNTHQNIWYSKALIEKNIQDNLGTMNGNLGDNVGPVLVAEEKPKRIGILTSDFHLFRAMGLARKAEYREFYGISAKCDVWLYLHFAMRETLAILKDKFMGYM; translated from the coding sequence GTGGTCATTGGATCTTGGATAGTGTCGGCAATCAGTTTTGTATATTTTATATTTTTGTGCATATATACGGGGATTGGTGTGTCGCAGGACTATTTATGGTTTCTTGCCGCTGTCTTTTTTGCTTTGACTGGATTTGGATTGCGCTATGCACAGCAACATCCCACAAGATGGGCATTGCGTTTTCAAGTGACAACATCAGTAATTTTGATTGTATGGGCAATCGTCATTTTGGTCATTCAATTTTTGGTTGTTGTAGAGGCGAGCAAAAAAGTTGAACCGGGACTGGATTATGTTATTGTTCTGGGCGGAAGAATCAAAGAAAATGGGACTCCATCAAAGGCATTGAGAGAGAGATTGGATATGGTTGTTGATTATGCAAGGGACAATCAAGATACCTATTTTGTACTTTCTGGAGGACGAGGAGAAGATGAGCCTTGCACGGAAGCTGAGGGAATGGCAGAATATTTAATCGAAGAGGGAGTGCGAAAGGATCGCCTCTTGGTGGAATTACAATCGAGAAATACACATCAAAATATTTGGTATAGCAAGGCATTGATTGAGAAAAATATTCAAGATAACTTGGGAACAATGAATGGAAACTTGGGAGATAATGTAGGACCTGTGTTAGTTGCTGAGGAAAAGCCAAAGCGTATTGGAATTTTGACTAGTGATTTCCATCTGTTTCGAGCAATGGGACTTGCAAGAAAGGCAGAATACAGGGAGTTTTATGGCATTAGTGCTAAATGCGATGTTTGGCTGTACTTGCACTTTGCAATGAGAGAGACTTTAGCAATATTAAAAGATAAATTTATGGGGTATATGTAA